The Triticum aestivum cultivar Chinese Spring chromosome 5A, IWGSC CS RefSeq v2.1, whole genome shotgun sequence genomic sequence TAAGTAGGAACTGCCACGGACCAGCTGGTATTGCCTTTTCTCTCAATAAGGTAGAAGTGTTTTTAGTCCAGCAGCTTGTGGTGGATTGAATCTTCCTGCTTTGTGGTAACTCGGTGTAGAGAGGATTGAACTGTGTGAAGGATTGTAGCTATTTGTTTTTTCCAGAAATACACTAATTGTTCAGTGCTCATGGGAGATACCAGTAGGGATTCCGGTATTGAGAAATTGTGTGAAAGTATACAGCGTATGATTTCACAGCTGATGGAGCAGGCACAAACAAAGACAAGCAGTACTTCTGAAATTTTGAAGACCCTGGAACCCAATCCTGTCAGGTTAACTGGTCCGGGTGATTTTTTTAGCTGGTCTCGGAATGCCACATTGATTCTGGAGTCACATGGACTTCAGAAATTTTTGAAGGACGATGAAAAAAAATCAACGGATGTCACACAAGAGCAATGGGATCAGAATCAAAAGCGAGTTATGGTATGGCTGTTGGGGTCGATGGAGAAGACTGTTAGGGAACAAGTTGAAGGGTTTCAGTCTGCAGCTGAGGTGTGGACAAGCATTGAGAAACAGTTCTCATGAAAATCGAACAAGATGCAAGTCAGTAGGATTTTCCATGAATTGAGGCAGATCAAGCAAGAGCAGAAGACAGTGACTGAATTTGCGGGAGAAATCAAGAAACTCTATAGAGACCTGGAGTCTTTTAGACCATTTAAGGCACATGATCCCAGGGACGTACCCCTCCTTCGAGAGTGGTTTGAACCATTGTTGGTTCAGACTTTTCTTGATGGTCTGAACTCAGAGTTCAATCTCCGTTCCCAACTCATACAAGCCACAGCAGATTGGCCTACATTGGATCAAGCCATCTCAAGTATACTTGAGGAAGAAACATGGCTGGCCAATCAGATCACAACTTCACAAACAAATGTTGATAGCAGAGCTGCACTATCTTCAGTTAAGCAAATTCAGTCTCCTAGTACTTCAAGAAATGAGCAAGCAAATGCTACTAGATTCGACTACACGAGAAAGCCTAAGATGGTGTGTGACCACTGTAAAAAACCAGGCCATTTGAAGAAGAGTTGTTTTAATATAGTTGGTTATCCTCCTGGATG encodes the following:
- the LOC123108537 gene encoding uncharacterized protein, translated to MQVSRIFHELRQIKQEQKTVTEFAGEIKKLYRDLESFRPFKAHDPRDVPLLREWFEPLLVQTFLDGLNSEFNLRSQLIQATADWPTLDQAISSILEEETWLANQITTSQTNVDSRAALSSVKQIQSPSTSRNEQANATRFDYTRKPKMVCDHCKKPGHLKKSCFNIVGYPPGWQPKQFNRFTSGGSNARRPDRAHLTLFGGERSAVTAQALEEFKGKLMANTSEGPIEATSDAHSGKGSEDKKKSWDWN